The following proteins come from a genomic window of Hoplias malabaricus isolate fHopMal1 chromosome 15, fHopMal1.hap1, whole genome shotgun sequence:
- the il12bb gene encoding interleukin-12 subunit beta, whose translation MGVFKCPANVSACSKLRSHCDCTEEKMNLIFYFALHLTILHVGDGASLQVVKPNVVALEVSGDPMTQTTTVSLLCGEQLEGTEILWRRNGQTIPQKGKSIEVTVQAMLGGNYTCHSSAGELLNHTLVLVKPVDFQKAILTHTGEDYITCTASNYNGVFHCSWRWDSARNGLVVLFRASRGSEQISCSLDSDQSGLRCEELKCSPHAEEVTRISLTLLVRNQYRLEEHHISFFIREIIKPDKVDIVKAEDDEFKWENPKTWSTPCTYYPLRYEVKVLSHRRSCDHIGNHSESNYTNETEYKVTSRKSYTFCVRAQDFLTNQVWSEWSQQKVHKHK comes from the exons ATGGGTGTGTTCAAATGTCCAGCCAATGTCTCAGCGTGCTCAAAGTTGAGATCACATTGTGACTGTACAGAGGAGAAG ATGAATCTGATTTTCTACTTCGCCTTGCATCTCACCATCCTTCATGTTGGAGACGGCGCGTCGCTGCAGGTGGTCAAGCCAAACG TCGTTGCTCTGGAGGTGAGTGGAGATCCTATGACCCAGACGACCACAGTGTCTTTACTGTGTGGAGAGCAGCTGGAGGGAACTGAGATCCTGTGGCGGAGGAACGGACAAACAATCCCCCAGAAAGGGAAGAGCATAGAGGTCACGGTCCAGGCCATGCTCGGGGGAAACTACACCTGCCACAGTTCGGCCGGGGAACTTCTCAATCACACACTAGTGTTGGTCAAGCCTGTGGACTTCCAGAAGGCTATTCTCACGCACACGGGCGAAG ATTATATCACCTGTACCGCGAGCAACTACAACGGTGTGTTCCACTGTTCCTGGAGGTGGGATTCAGCGAGGAACGGCCTTGTGGTGTTGTTCCGCGCTTCACG GGGCTCTGAGCAGATCAGCTGTTCTCTGGACTCAGATCAGAGCGGCCTGAGGTGCGAGGAGCTGAAGTGTTCGCCTCACGCTGAGGAGGTGACCCGCATTAGCCTCACGCTGCTCGTACGCAACCAGTACAGACTGGAGGAGCACCACATCAGCTTCTTCATCAGAGAGATCA TAAAACCAGACAAAGTGGACATCGTGAAGGCAGAGGATGATGAGTTCAAGTGGGAAAACCCCAAAACCTGGAGCACACCGTGCACTTACTACCCGCTCCGGTACGAAGTGAAAGTGCTGTCCCATCGCCGGAGCTGCGACCATATCGGAAACCATTCAGAG TCCAACTACACCAATGAAACAGAATATAAAGTCACCTCCAGGAAGAGTTACACTTTCTGTGTTCGGGCCCAGGATTTCCTCACTAATCAGGTCTGGAGCGAGTGGAGCCAACAAAA GGTCCACAAGCACAAGTAA